From Nostoc flagelliforme CCNUN1, a single genomic window includes:
- a CDS encoding DNA cytosine methyltransferase, translating to MSIATPKKFLENDLKAPQPHSQGCLYPYLETKKLLDGSNAFYPRVIGKRDPNDPFCWRWGFNCQEKHNGVWKGKSIGSIPPGAVPMIRLMQQQGATKEDIIAFIKKAKAKKTSPKLDVCKNFDNTKLKPVLPDDAPIAVVLFAGGGGIEAGMVQAGIRPVIAVEFDPSKPELSRAIALNHHRNFSEYGCRVVQLTVQEVARLRFLGFPRRPDYLHASPVCANFSQAHTAKAGKGIETADDLTAAIAIAEAIRQLQPRVFTLENVSRYQNSQSFSIILSALEQEGYSVNYSVVSMDKFGLPQARRRLVLIASRGFRVALPWETTPCGWYEAFTKCAEGIAHLLPTMSDSQLLLKQQQALEKFLAGNVPTPLLIERVGGRKLPKYKPGSHPANTILRCLRRAAPTHFTDHKGCNRSKFADIWLPDGTVKSLSIQGAAILQGFPSWYEFPKETATAGSIIGYSVPPFFATQLFISAQSKLLGVTV from the coding sequence ATGTCTATTGCGACACCCAAAAAATTCTTAGAGAACGACCTTAAAGCCCCACAGCCTCATAGTCAAGGATGTCTTTATCCGTACCTAGAAACTAAAAAGCTACTTGATGGGTCAAACGCTTTTTATCCCCGTGTGATTGGTAAACGTGACCCAAATGACCCCTTTTGTTGGCGATGGGGATTTAATTGTCAGGAAAAACACAACGGCGTTTGGAAGGGTAAAAGTATCGGCTCAATTCCCCCTGGCGCTGTCCCAATGATTCGTCTAATGCAACAGCAGGGGGCAACTAAGGAAGATATTATCGCTTTTATCAAAAAAGCGAAAGCCAAAAAGACATCACCAAAATTAGATGTCTGCAAAAATTTTGATAACACAAAATTAAAACCAGTTCTTCCAGATGATGCCCCGATTGCTGTAGTACTTTTCGCGGGCGGCGGCGGGATTGAAGCTGGGATGGTTCAAGCTGGTATTCGTCCAGTTATCGCGGTGGAGTTTGACCCAAGCAAACCAGAACTAAGTCGGGCGATCGCTCTCAACCATCACCGTAATTTTAGCGAATACGGGTGTAGAGTAGTCCAGCTAACAGTGCAAGAAGTAGCACGGTTAAGATTTCTGGGTTTTCCACGAAGACCTGACTATCTCCACGCCTCCCCGGTGTGTGCCAACTTCAGTCAAGCCCACACAGCTAAAGCAGGTAAGGGCATTGAAACGGCTGACGATTTGACCGCAGCGATCGCTATTGCTGAAGCCATCCGACAGTTGCAGCCACGGGTGTTCACTCTCGAAAATGTTTCACGCTATCAGAACAGTCAGAGTTTCAGTATTATCCTGTCAGCTTTGGAGCAAGAGGGGTACTCGGTCAATTACAGCGTCGTCAGCATGGACAAATTTGGATTACCCCAGGCGCGTCGGCGGTTAGTCCTGATTGCAAGTAGGGGGTTTCGCGTTGCCTTACCTTGGGAAACTACACCTTGCGGTTGGTACGAGGCGTTCACGAAGTGTGCCGAAGGTATCGCGCATCTCCTCCCTACGATGTCCGACTCTCAACTACTGCTCAAGCAACAGCAAGCTTTGGAGAAATTTTTAGCCGGGAATGTGCCAACACCACTGTTGATTGAACGGGTTGGAGGACGCAAGTTACCCAAGTACAAGCCAGGGTCGCACCCTGCTAATACCATTCTGCGATGCCTGCGGCGGGCTGCGCCTACGCACTTCACCGATCACAAGGGCTGCAACCGAAGTAAGTTCGCTGACATTTGGTTGCCCGATGGTACGGTCAAGTCTTTGTCTATCCAAGGTGCAGCCATTTTGCAAGGTTTTCCGTCTTGGTATGAGTTCCCAAAAGAGACTGCTACGGCGGGTTCAATTATCGGCTATTCTGTGCCTCCTTTTTTCGCAACACAACTATTTATATCTGCACAGAGCAAATTATTAGGAGTGACTGTATGA
- a CDS encoding beta/gamma crystallin-related protein produces MAKKEPPYLQLKAQSKTQERTMSNVNNHGVDMNKKTLAELSFSAVKELNDEVAATCSGGVFYKNSSDPDVIFFRDINFGGDRLGLNASTGDGDPNIGIENGGVNGFNDQASSIQILRGSWNFFTDSNFRGQATGILGPGNYNLGANNDAITSAFRVV; encoded by the coding sequence GTGGCAAAAAAAGAACCGCCTTATCTTCAGTTAAAAGCCCAATCTAAAACTCAGGAAAGAACAATGTCTAACGTCAACAACCACGGAGTAGATATGAACAAAAAAACTTTAGCAGAATTGAGCTTCAGCGCAGTTAAGGAACTTAACGATGAGGTGGCTGCTACCTGTAGTGGTGGCGTTTTTTACAAAAATAGCTCTGACCCAGATGTAATTTTCTTTAGAGATATTAATTTTGGAGGGGATCGACTAGGACTTAATGCATCGACAGGTGATGGCGATCCCAACATCGGGATAGAGAACGGCGGTGTAAACGGTTTCAACGATCAAGCCTCATCTATTCAGATTCTACGGGGTAGCTGGAATTTCTTTACCGACTCAAATTTTAGAGGACAGGCTACTGGTATTCTGGGCCCAGGAAACTATAATCTTGGGGCTAATAACGACGCAATCACTTCCGCCTTCCGTGTAGTGTAG
- a CDS encoding IS1/IS1595 family N-terminal zinc-binding domain-containing protein: MVSYLEPYIRDNQLSHVMKVMICPHCQSQQLSKNGHRRGKQCYRCKDCGKQFVESASTPIAS; the protein is encoded by the coding sequence ATGGTGTCATATTTAGAGCCATATATAAGGGACAATCAGTTGAGCCATGTAATGAAAGTAATGATATGCCCCCATTGTCAATCGCAACAGTTATCTAAAAACGGGCATCGTCGGGGTAAGCAGTGCTATCGCTGCAAGGATTGTGGAAAACAGTTTGTGGAGTCTGCCTCAACGCCGATCGCTAGTTAG
- a CDS encoding glycosyltransferase, which translates to MTHFGILCPATDGHLNPMIALGRELQRRGNRVTLFAIANVESKILAAGLDYCFIEKSRYPQGTNIQSLSELGELSGFAALKYILNLMKEEVHLLLSEAPQALKNAGVEALLVDQTTIGGETIAEYLQIPFVTVCNALPVNQEDTIPPFFTPWSYNTAWWARLRNRAAYLLMKRLTQPITQLLDEYRQSWNLPLYCDTPKRDSFSQLAQLSQLPAELEFPRKDLPKCFHFTGPYQDPSGREPIPFPYEKLTGQPLIYASLGTLQNRQHYIFQCIAEACADLDVQLIISLGGSNCSELLQQMPGSLLIVNYAPQLELLKKATITITHAGLNTVLESLTNSVPMLAIPIANDQLGIAARLAWTEVGEVVQLSQLSVPRLRTAIQRIMTENLYKKNASKLQAAIRRAGGVIRAADIVEQVVNTGKPVLPLVKE; encoded by the coding sequence ATGACTCACTTTGGTATCCTTTGCCCCGCAACAGATGGTCACTTGAACCCAATGATTGCTTTAGGGCGTGAATTACAAAGACGTGGAAATCGCGTCACACTCTTTGCAATTGCTAATGTTGAATCCAAAATATTAGCAGCAGGATTAGACTATTGCTTTATTGAAAAATCTAGATATCCTCAAGGTACAAACATACAGTCCTTGTCAGAGTTAGGTGAATTGAGCGGGTTTGCGGCTTTAAAATATATCCTCAACCTCATGAAAGAGGAGGTGCATCTGCTACTTAGTGAAGCACCACAAGCTCTTAAAAATGCTGGTGTAGAAGCATTGTTAGTAGACCAAACTACAATAGGAGGTGAGACTATTGCAGAATACCTGCAAATTCCTTTTGTTACTGTTTGCAATGCTCTCCCAGTTAATCAAGAAGACACCATTCCTCCTTTTTTCACACCCTGGAGTTATAACACAGCATGGTGGGCGCGTTTACGTAATAGAGCAGCTTACTTGTTAATGAAGCGTCTTACACAACCAATTACACAACTTTTAGACGAATATCGTCAATCATGGAATCTACCACTCTATTGTGACACGCCTAAAAGGGATAGCTTTTCCCAACTCGCTCAACTAAGTCAATTACCTGCTGAGTTGGAATTTCCAAGAAAGGATTTACCTAAATGCTTTCATTTCACTGGTCCCTATCAAGATCCATCTGGGCGAGAACCCATACCTTTCCCCTATGAAAAGTTGACAGGGCAACCGTTAATTTATGCTTCGCTTGGAACTTTGCAGAATCGCCAGCACTATATTTTCCAATGTATTGCAGAAGCTTGCGCTGATTTAGATGTTCAACTAATAATTTCTCTTGGTGGCTCTAATTGCTCTGAATTACTACAACAAATGCCTGGCTCTTTATTAATTGTTAACTACGCGCCCCAACTGGAATTACTTAAAAAGGCAACCATTACAATTACTCATGCAGGCTTGAATACAGTTTTGGAATCTTTAACCAACAGCGTTCCAATGCTGGCTATTCCAATTGCTAATGATCAGCTAGGAATAGCAGCACGTTTGGCATGGACAGAGGTTGGAGAAGTAGTACAACTATCTCAATTAAGTGTTCCCCGGCTACGAACCGCCATCCAACGAATAATGACAGAGAATTTGTACAAAAAAAATGCTTCTAAATTACAAGCAGCCATTCGTCGTGCTGGGGGAGTTATTCGTGCTGCCGATATTGTGGAGCAGGTCGTAAATACAGGAAAGCCTGTTCTTCCTCTAGTCAAAGAATAA
- a CDS encoding DUF488 family protein, N3 subclade — MTVFTSYYRGEIRGEAVSISLYPPKNWKGKHLPLFAPTPELLKWWKASAQDTAAQSEYTREFRKTLDSRQQLIQLWVRKQKDNPQDITLCCFEKTGDFCHRYQVGEEILQELWGGEVGADQLQLTLVQGKTNHSITYPPLVLSLIEKCHALGYPVQCDRLACGYYRVSLHGEDLGDWSELGVLAVLSLLQQEFYRGRLLAGLAGLAAAGSG; from the coding sequence ATGACAGTCTTCACCTCATATTATCGTGGCGAAATCCGAGGCGAGGCTGTTTCAATTTCGCTGTACCCTCCCAAAAATTGGAAAGGCAAACACCTGCCTCTGTTTGCTCCCACTCCCGAACTGCTGAAGTGGTGGAAGGCATCAGCCCAGGATACCGCCGCACAGTCAGAATACACCAGGGAGTTCAGGAAGACTTTGGATTCTCGTCAGCAACTAATTCAATTGTGGGTGAGAAAACAGAAAGACAATCCACAAGATATAACGCTATGCTGTTTTGAAAAGACTGGGGATTTCTGTCATCGATATCAAGTTGGTGAGGAGATACTGCAAGAGCTTTGGGGTGGGGAAGTTGGGGCTGACCAGCTACAATTAACCCTTGTCCAAGGCAAGACAAACCACTCTATTACATATCCACCTTTGGTATTGTCGCTGATCGAGAAATGTCACGCACTGGGTTATCCTGTGCAATGTGATCGCCTAGCTTGCGGCTACTACCGGGTATCTCTGCATGGCGAGGATTTAGGGGATTGGTCGGAGCTTGGGGTGCTGGCGGTTCTGTCTCTTTTGCAGCAGGAGTTCTATCGGGGGCGGCTGCTGGCGGGGTTGGCGGGGTTGGCGGCGGCGGGGTCTGGCTGA
- a CDS encoding alpha-L-fucosidase, with product MFKYFVRLLVVAVSLSVFWSMTASVTFANRTYKPITESLSKHEVPDWFLDAKLGIFVHWGVYSVPGWAPLTGEFSKVVAERGWEYWFLHNSYAEWYYNSMKLEGGDTYNYHRATYGENFTYEDFIPRFNAAITNWNPQKWAKLFSRVGARYVVLTTKHHDGFLLWPSKTASQPGRVAARDIVGELTQAVRQEGMRMGLYYSGGIDWSKQDTIVTDFNTLLAAINQDKAYAEYANAHWRELIDRYQPSILWNDLGYPAGEANKIIAYFYNHVPDGVVNDRFDLGGQFGLHYDFSTPEYSQLQQIEPKKWEATRGLGYSFGYNQNDTDLNMISVDELVDLFVDVVSKNGNLLLNVGPSADGSISKPQVERLLGLGKWLDINGEAIFGSRYWIRSEDVTSEGLQVRYTTNKGNLYAVLLDTPTSRRITIQGLVLPRNTTITMLGVRCQLRWEQYGQNLFITLPDMSRLKKSPAYTLRISNIPDAL from the coding sequence ATGTTTAAGTATTTTGTGCGTTTGCTGGTTGTTGCAGTATCGTTGAGTGTATTTTGGAGCATGACAGCTTCCGTTACCTTTGCAAATAGGACATACAAGCCTATAACCGAGTCGCTATCCAAACACGAAGTTCCAGACTGGTTTTTGGATGCAAAACTCGGTATTTTCGTTCACTGGGGGGTGTATTCTGTACCTGGTTGGGCACCACTAACTGGTGAATTCAGCAAGGTGGTTGCAGAACGTGGTTGGGAGTACTGGTTTTTGCACAATTCTTACGCAGAATGGTACTACAATTCAATGAAGCTTGAGGGGGGTGATACATATAACTATCACCGTGCAACTTATGGTGAAAACTTCACCTACGAGGACTTCATTCCACGTTTCAACGCAGCGATTACGAACTGGAATCCACAGAAATGGGCAAAACTGTTTTCTCGAGTAGGTGCGCGATATGTTGTGCTAACAACTAAGCATCACGATGGCTTTTTGTTGTGGCCCAGCAAAACCGCAAGTCAACCGGGACGTGTGGCGGCGCGGGATATTGTTGGTGAACTGACGCAGGCGGTTCGTCAAGAAGGTATGCGTATGGGCTTGTACTACTCTGGCGGTATTGATTGGTCTAAGCAAGATACAATAGTGACAGATTTCAATACGTTGCTAGCAGCAATCAATCAAGATAAAGCTTACGCGGAATATGCCAATGCTCACTGGCGAGAACTGATTGATCGCTATCAGCCGTCGATTCTGTGGAATGATTTGGGCTACCCTGCTGGTGAGGCAAACAAGATTATCGCTTACTTCTATAATCATGTACCAGACGGTGTGGTTAACGATCGCTTTGACTTGGGTGGACAATTCGGTTTGCATTACGACTTTTCAACACCCGAATATAGCCAACTTCAACAAATCGAACCAAAAAAATGGGAGGCTACGCGAGGTTTGGGCTACTCGTTTGGCTATAACCAAAACGATACTGATTTAAACATGATTTCAGTAGATGAACTGGTTGATTTATTCGTTGATGTTGTCAGCAAAAACGGAAACTTGCTGCTTAATGTTGGCCCTAGTGCGGATGGTTCGATCTCTAAACCACAAGTGGAACGTTTGCTTGGGTTGGGTAAGTGGTTAGATATAAACGGCGAAGCCATCTTTGGCTCAAGGTACTGGATACGTTCAGAAGATGTAACTTCTGAAGGCTTGCAAGTGCGCTACACCACCAATAAAGGCAACTTGTATGCAGTGTTGCTTGATACACCAACTAGTCGTAGGATAACGATTCAAGGATTAGTTTTGCCCAGAAACACAACCATCACAATGTTGGGAGTACGATGTCAACTAAGGTGGGAACAGTACGGTCAGAACTTGTTTATCACGTTACCGGATATGTCTAGGCTGAAAAAATCACCAGCCTACACGTTGAGAATCAGCAATATACCTGATGCTCTCTAG
- a CDS encoding DUF1392 family protein, with translation MTNLVQNLEQCWYISPPWGQRIPPLLVSLLERVYVKSAKAFGYCTGVEWSEHGWKYEINACNTNITVLGSELIGTGNLQLEAFRQVAAGIAKPAFRLGELVEFRFHGDGPPVRIVQGIQLINDAWFYSVEWMSPAISERGDEVFTSKDSIARVSDYDLERVRL, from the coding sequence ATGACTAACCTCGTCCAAAACTTAGAACAGTGCTGGTACATCTCTCCACCGTGGGGTCAACGAATCCCGCCGTTACTGGTCAGTCTGTTAGAGCGAGTGTACGTAAAGTCTGCCAAAGCATTCGGTTACTGTACTGGCGTGGAATGGTCAGAACATGGCTGGAAATACGAAATCAACGCTTGTAATACCAATATTACTGTTTTGGGAAGCGAACTTATTGGTACGGGTAATTTGCAATTGGAAGCGTTCCGTCAGGTTGCCGCAGGCATCGCTAAACCTGCTTTTCGACTCGGTGAGTTAGTCGAGTTTCGGTTTCACGGTGATGGCCCACCAGTTCGGATTGTCCAGGGCATTCAGCTGATTAATGATGCGTGGTTTTACAGTGTGGAATGGATGTCCCCTGCTATATCGGAAAGAGGTGACGAGGTTTTTACCTCCAAAGATTCCATCGCACGGGTGAGTGATTACGATTTGGAGCGGGTACGATTATGA